The proteins below come from a single Candidatus Zixiibacteriota bacterium genomic window:
- the xseA gene encoding exodeoxyribonuclease VII large subunit: MPQQPQAYSVSAITRMIKTRLEEGLSNVWVEGEISGYLHHTSGHRYLNLKDDRAVLKVTIWRSVGAALKFEPENGQKVLVFGDITVYERGGQYQLNCKRIQPVGVGELELAFRQLHEKLAAEGLFDDSRKKPLPPFPQKIGIVTSPTGAAVRDIIQIARRRNDAVQLIVYPAQVQGEGAELTIAAGLRYFNMRNDIDLIITGRGGGSLEDLWAFNTETTVRAIAASRIPVISAVGHEIDLTLADLAADLRAPTPSAAAELAVWSRQEFEQRLDSLVYSQARYLENLVDTARQQLRYLVRRPVFVRPSDLVEPYHTELGHAYHLMQRAGKSCFERLSNRLSLRASKLDGLSPLKTLARGYSVTRSADSSHLVRSVDDLKVGDRIETILPDGRAVSVVEERTKRTSPE, from the coding sequence ATGCCCCAGCAGCCACAGGCATATTCCGTCTCCGCAATTACCCGCATGATCAAGACTCGTCTTGAAGAGGGGCTCTCCAATGTGTGGGTTGAAGGCGAGATTTCCGGCTACCTGCACCATACATCGGGGCATCGCTACCTCAACCTCAAAGATGACCGTGCGGTTTTGAAGGTTACGATCTGGCGTTCGGTCGGAGCCGCGCTGAAATTCGAACCCGAGAACGGACAGAAAGTGCTGGTGTTCGGTGACATCACCGTCTACGAGCGGGGTGGTCAGTACCAGCTCAACTGCAAGCGCATACAGCCGGTCGGAGTCGGTGAACTGGAGCTGGCTTTCCGACAATTGCATGAGAAACTGGCGGCGGAGGGTCTGTTTGACGACTCCCGCAAGAAGCCACTTCCGCCGTTTCCGCAGAAGATCGGAATCGTGACGTCGCCGACCGGGGCCGCCGTCCGCGATATCATCCAGATCGCCCGTCGTCGCAATGACGCCGTGCAATTGATTGTCTACCCCGCCCAGGTTCAGGGAGAGGGCGCCGAACTGACGATTGCCGCCGGCCTGCGCTACTTTAACATGCGAAACGACATAGACCTGATCATCACCGGCCGGGGGGGCGGCTCCCTCGAAGATCTATGGGCCTTCAACACCGAGACTACGGTTCGCGCCATTGCGGCCTCACGGATTCCGGTGATTTCCGCCGTGGGCCACGAGATTGACCTCACCCTTGCCGATCTGGCGGCCGACCTCCGTGCTCCGACACCGTCCGCCGCCGCCGAACTGGCGGTCTGGTCGAGGCAGGAATTCGAACAGCGGCTCGATTCCCTGGTGTACTCACAGGCCCGGTACCTCGAGAACCTCGTTGACACCGCCCGTCAGCAACTCCGCTATCTTGTTCGCCGGCCCGTCTTTGTCCGACCGTCCGATCTCGTTGAGCCATATCATACGGAACTGGGCCATGCGTATCACCTTATGCAGCGGGCGGGAAAAAGTTGTTTCGAGCGGCTGAGCAACCGCCTATCTTTACGCGCGTCGAAACTCGATGGTCTGTCGCCGCTCAAAACACTGGCTCGAGGCTACTCCGTCACGCGATCAGCCGACAGCAGTCACCTCGTGAGGTCGGTTGACGACCTGAAAGTCGGTGACCGAATCGAGACGATCCTCCCCGACGGGCGCGCTGTCTCGGTCGTGGAAGAAAGAACAAAAAGAACATCACCGGAATAA
- the xseB gene encoding exodeoxyribonuclease VII small subunit, with product MTAQKKYKDYESAIGRLEKITELLEVGEATLEEAIELYTEGLEIARFCSDKLEEAEKKIKLITEKNGLAVEEDFEESDEDEQ from the coding sequence ATGACAGCTCAAAAGAAGTATAAAGACTACGAATCGGCCATCGGACGGCTCGAGAAGATCACTGAACTGCTCGAGGTCGGCGAGGCCACGCTGGAAGAGGCCATCGAGTTGTACACTGAGGGGCTGGAGATCGCGCGCTTCTGCAGTGACAAGCTCGAAGAGGCCGAGAAGAAGATCAAGCTGATCACGGAGAAGAACGGACTGGCGGTCGAAGAGGATTTCGAAGAGTCTGATGAGGACGAGCAATGA
- a CDS encoding polyprenyl synthetase family protein, producing MTVASMNGVRYLEERRLLVDDLLHRYLPSEHEPPATLHAAMRYSTLAGGKRLRPILACAAWEYCNGAQANVPEAIHFAMAALEMVHTYSLIHDDLPCMDDDDLRRGIPTCHKKFGEAVAVLAGDALHVVAFQLMARTGSPQAVIELAEAIGTGGMLGGQVADVEAEGRSTISESDVEYIHTHKTGMLIRGSVRIGALLAGADGETFSRLTMFGEKIGLAFQIIDDILDVEGDQRKLGKEVGSDTKNQKATYPGIVGMAAAKRRASALIDEALALVDNGQNNMLQFLARYIGQREN from the coding sequence ATGACGGTTGCCTCGATGAATGGTGTGCGCTATCTTGAGGAACGTCGCCTGTTGGTAGACGACCTGCTCCACCGGTACCTTCCGTCGGAGCACGAACCCCCCGCCACGCTGCACGCGGCCATGCGGTACTCGACATTGGCCGGCGGCAAGCGACTTCGGCCGATACTCGCCTGTGCCGCGTGGGAATACTGCAACGGCGCGCAAGCGAACGTCCCGGAAGCCATACATTTCGCCATGGCCGCGCTGGAAATGGTGCACACGTATTCTCTGATTCACGATGATCTGCCGTGTATGGATGACGATGACCTGCGTCGCGGGATACCGACGTGTCACAAGAAGTTCGGCGAAGCGGTGGCGGTGCTCGCGGGTGATGCGCTGCATGTCGTGGCGTTTCAACTCATGGCGCGCACCGGCTCCCCGCAGGCAGTCATAGAACTCGCCGAGGCCATCGGGACCGGCGGAATGCTCGGGGGGCAGGTGGCCGATGTCGAGGCTGAAGGCCGATCGACGATTTCGGAATCCGATGTCGAGTATATCCATACGCACAAGACGGGAATGCTCATTCGCGGCTCGGTGCGGATCGGCGCCCTGCTGGCGGGAGCCGACGGGGAAACGTTTTCCCGCCTGACGATGTTTGGAGAGAAGATAGGTTTGGCATTTCAGATCATAGATGATATTCTTGACGTCGAAGGCGATCAGCGGAAGCTTGGCAAGGAGGTCGGCTCCGATACCAAAAACCAGAAGGCCACCTACCCGGGTATAGTCGGGATGGCGGCCGCCAAGAGAAGAGCATCGGCGTTGATTGATGAAGCGCTGGCACTTGTGGATAACGGCCAGAACAACATGTTGCAGTTTCTGGCGAGATACATAGGTCAACGGGAGAACTGA
- the dxs gene encoding 1-deoxy-D-xylulose-5-phosphate synthase translates to MKHLPTITGPSDTKKLTVEQLVELAAECRQQIVSAVSRTGGHLASNLGAVELTLALHYIFDIPRDRIIWDVSHQTYTHKLLTGRQERIDTIRQYGGLAGYSKRSESPYDHFGAGHASTSISAALGFAAARDHEGADHRVIAVIGDGSMTGGLAFEAMNNAGSLKKNLLVILNDNTWSISKNVGSISRYLTNIMTDEKVRKIREEVWELTGRFKRRDKIRATIARLEQSVKTLLVPGMLFENLGFKYFGPIDGHDLPMLVKTLNDLKDVRGPILLHVATVKGKGYAPAEGDAFKFHGVGKFDKITGEAAKGGSNLPSYTAVYGKIICELAEKDKRVIAITAAMTSGTGLDEYSQRFPERFYDVGIAEAHAACFAAGLAAEGMRPYLTVYSTFMQRAYDQVIHDMAIQNLPVVICMDRGGLVGNDGPTHHGVFDLSYLSTVPNVTVCAPADGNELRAVMHQALTVNQGIIAIRYPRDNVPVPMTEEIPTIEWGTWQPVTELGDVVVLAVGAMVHTALEAAERIAEQDDVEISVVNARFVKPFDLSLLARIADSAKIIITVEENQRRGGFGQGVADYLLSNGYRGKFLALAIDDSFVTHGTREELLRDVGLDVSGVTRSISEFLSRHHKTGGLLHKLSLRRNGPPRRKELSGIPLTGTDSK, encoded by the coding sequence ATGAAACACCTTCCCACGATCACTGGTCCGTCCGACACCAAGAAACTGACGGTCGAGCAACTGGTAGAACTGGCGGCCGAGTGCCGGCAGCAGATCGTATCGGCAGTGTCCCGGACCGGCGGGCACCTGGCTTCGAATCTCGGCGCCGTAGAACTAACATTGGCGTTACACTACATCTTTGATATTCCCCGTGATCGGATAATCTGGGATGTGTCGCACCAGACCTACACGCACAAACTGCTGACCGGCAGGCAGGAGAGAATCGATACTATTCGGCAGTACGGGGGGCTGGCCGGGTATTCGAAGCGGTCGGAATCGCCCTATGATCACTTTGGCGCCGGGCACGCGTCCACCTCGATTTCGGCGGCGCTCGGGTTCGCGGCGGCTCGAGATCACGAAGGCGCGGATCATCGCGTAATCGCCGTCATTGGCGACGGTTCTATGACCGGCGGGCTTGCATTTGAGGCGATGAACAACGCCGGATCGCTCAAGAAGAACCTGCTGGTCATCCTGAATGACAACACCTGGTCAATCTCGAAAAACGTCGGCTCGATCTCCCGATACCTGACCAATATCATGACCGACGAGAAAGTCCGCAAAATCCGCGAGGAAGTCTGGGAGCTGACCGGCAGGTTCAAGAGGCGTGACAAGATCCGGGCGACAATCGCGCGCCTCGAGCAGTCAGTCAAGACACTGCTCGTGCCGGGAATGTTGTTCGAGAATCTCGGGTTTAAGTACTTCGGCCCCATCGACGGCCACGATTTGCCCATGCTCGTGAAGACCCTCAATGATCTGAAAGACGTTCGCGGCCCGATACTTCTGCATGTAGCGACCGTCAAGGGGAAGGGGTATGCGCCGGCGGAAGGAGATGCGTTCAAGTTTCACGGTGTCGGCAAGTTCGACAAAATCACGGGCGAAGCCGCCAAGGGTGGAAGTAACCTTCCCTCATATACGGCTGTCTACGGCAAAATCATCTGTGAATTGGCCGAAAAGGACAAGCGGGTCATCGCGATTACGGCGGCGATGACGTCCGGTACCGGGTTGGATGAGTACTCACAGCGGTTCCCAGAGCGCTTCTACGACGTAGGTATCGCCGAGGCTCATGCGGCGTGTTTCGCGGCCGGTCTTGCGGCTGAAGGAATGCGTCCGTATCTGACGGTCTATTCGACTTTCATGCAGCGAGCTTACGACCAGGTCATCCACGACATGGCGATACAGAACCTCCCGGTCGTCATCTGCATGGATCGGGGCGGGCTGGTCGGCAACGACGGCCCAACGCACCACGGCGTATTCGACCTGTCGTATTTGTCCACCGTCCCCAATGTTACCGTCTGTGCGCCCGCCGACGGGAACGAACTGCGTGCCGTGATGCATCAGGCACTGACCGTTAATCAGGGTATCATCGCTATCCGCTACCCACGAGACAATGTGCCCGTCCCCATGACCGAAGAGATCCCGACGATAGAGTGGGGTACTTGGCAGCCCGTGACGGAATTGGGCGATGTGGTGGTTCTGGCGGTTGGAGCGATGGTGCACACGGCGCTGGAAGCTGCTGAGCGAATCGCCGAACAGGACGATGTTGAAATCTCGGTGGTCAATGCCCGGTTCGTAAAACCGTTCGACTTGTCGTTGTTGGCACGAATCGCCGACTCTGCGAAAATTATTATCACGGTTGAGGAAAACCAGCGCCGGGGCGGTTTCGGGCAGGGGGTCGCGGATTACCTATTGAGTAATGGATACCGCGGTAAATTTCTCGCGCTGGCGATCGACGACTCATTTGTCACACACGGTACCCGCGAGGAGTTGCTTCGCGATGTTGGGCTCGATGTTTCGGGCGTCACTCGCTCAATATCCGAATTTCTGAGCAGGCATCACAAGACCGGCGGCCTGCTGCACAAGCTGTCGCTTCGGCGCAACGGCCCTCCCCGGCGGAAAGAACTTTCCGGCATTCCGCTCACCGGCACCGACTCCAAATAG
- the arsN2 gene encoding arsenic resistance N-acetyltransferase ArsN2 has protein sequence MASVDFDLRFRKALASDLPVITALIADHDLPTRDLSEKLDSLWIATQVDLLVGVGGLEVHGDHGLLRSMVTTERFRGKGFGRVLTDFLLAHAREQKLVDVYLLTLTAAGFFRKLGFERVARADVPNDIQRTSEFAELCPQSAVCMKITIVP, from the coding sequence ATGGCTTCAGTCGATTTCGATCTGAGATTCCGCAAAGCGCTCGCCAGCGATCTGCCCGTCATTACGGCTCTTATCGCCGACCACGATCTGCCGACCCGTGACCTATCGGAAAAACTGGACAGCCTCTGGATCGCCACCCAGGTGGACCTGCTTGTCGGTGTTGGCGGCCTTGAAGTGCACGGAGACCACGGTCTGCTCCGTTCAATGGTTACAACGGAACGGTTTCGAGGGAAAGGTTTCGGGCGAGTCCTTACCGACTTTTTGCTGGCACACGCACGCGAGCAGAAACTAGTCGACGTTTATCTGCTGACCCTGACCGCAGCGGGGTTCTTCCGCAAGCTCGGTTTCGAGCGGGTGGCACGCGCGGATGTCCCCAATGATATCCAGCGCACAAGTGAATTCGCCGAACTGTGCCCGCAGTCAGCGGTATGTATGAAGATCACGATTGTACCGTAA
- a CDS encoding NAD(+)/NADH kinase, translated as MKFGLVANLKRIGAVETVHSCIAWARHTKQDILLAEDLRDVVEGKNVFLPERELARQVDVIVSMGGDGTLLATARAVGHLGTPILGINLGSLGFLTQQTPQQLMPALEAIVAKKYQLDERMLLHAEVDGSETLPSSFALNDIVINNGPVSRLLDISLEVNGERVVTYKSDGLVIATPTGSTAYNLAVGGPIMHPSMDAIIVAPISPFSLNTRPMIFRPDDRLEFQILSEEREASLTLDGQVMITLQSSERVCLSRADFRARFVVFPESSYYHLLKTKLNWGVHPNFRS; from the coding sequence ATGAAGTTTGGTCTGGTGGCGAATCTCAAACGGATCGGCGCTGTTGAGACCGTTCATTCCTGTATCGCGTGGGCCCGGCATACGAAACAGGATATCCTCCTGGCCGAGGATCTTCGCGATGTCGTCGAGGGCAAGAACGTGTTCTTGCCCGAGCGCGAGCTGGCCCGGCAGGTGGACGTGATCGTGTCGATGGGCGGCGATGGTACGCTTCTGGCGACGGCGCGGGCAGTCGGTCATCTCGGTACGCCGATTCTGGGGATCAATCTCGGCTCACTTGGATTTCTCACACAGCAGACCCCGCAGCAGCTCATGCCGGCGCTGGAGGCTATTGTCGCGAAGAAGTATCAACTCGACGAGCGAATGCTATTGCATGCGGAGGTCGACGGGTCCGAGACGCTGCCCTCGAGTTTCGCTCTTAACGACATCGTGATCAACAACGGTCCGGTCAGCCGCCTGCTCGATATCAGTCTCGAAGTGAACGGTGAACGGGTCGTGACGTACAAGTCCGACGGATTGGTCATCGCGACGCCCACCGGCTCCACCGCCTATAATCTCGCGGTCGGCGGGCCGATCATGCACCCGTCGATGGACGCGATTATTGTGGCGCCGATCTCACCTTTTTCCCTGAACACCCGCCCGATGATTTTCCGACCCGACGACCGCCTGGAGTTCCAGATTCTCTCCGAGGAGCGCGAGGCGAGCCTGACGCTGGACGGACAGGTGATGATCACGCTGCAGAGTTCGGAGCGAGTCTGTTTGTCGCGGGCGGATTTCCGGGCCCGGTTTGTCGTTTTCCCGGAGAGTTCGTACTATCATCTTCTGAAGACCAAGCTCAATTGGGGCGTGCACCCGAATTTCCGGAGCTGA